A window of the Tursiops truncatus isolate mTurTru1 chromosome 14, mTurTru1.mat.Y, whole genome shotgun sequence genome harbors these coding sequences:
- the ATL2 gene encoding atlastin-2 isoform X5, with protein MDTQGAFDSQSTIKDCATVFALSTMTSSVQVYNLSQNIQEDDLQHLQLFTEYGRLAMEEIYQKPFQTLMFLIRDWSYPYEHSYGLEGGKQFLEKRLQVKQNQHEELQNVRKHIHNCFSNLGCFLLPHPGLKVATNPSFDGRLKDIDEEFKRELRNLVPLLLAPENLVEKEISGSKVTCRDLVEYFKAYIKIYQGEELPHPKSMLQATAEANNLAAVAGAREIYCKSMEQVCGGDKPYIAPSDLERRHLNLKEVAIKQFCSVKKMGGDEFCRRYQDQLEAEIEETYANFIKHNDGKNIFYAARTPATLFAVMFAMYIISGLTGFVGLNSIAVLCNLVMGLALTSLCTWAYVKYSGEFREIGTMIDQIAETLWEQVLKPLGDNLMEENIRQSVTNSIKAGLTDQVSHHARLKTD; from the exons ATGGATACCCAGGGTGCCTTTGATAGCCAGTCAACTATCAAAGATTGTGCAACAGTGTTTGCTCTGAGCACTATGACTAGCTCTGTCCAG GTGTATAATTTGTCTCAAAATATTCAAGAAGATGATCTTCAACACTTGCAA TTATTTACAGAATACGGCAGACTTGCAATGGAAGAAATCTACCAGAAGCCATTTcag ACACTAATGTTTTTGATTCGAGACTGGAGTTATCCTTATGAACATTCATATGGTTTGGAAGGTGGAAAACAATTCCTTGAAAAGAGATTGCAG GTAAAACAAAATCAACATGAAGAGCTACAGAATGTAAGGAAGCACATTCACAATTGTTTCTCAAATCTTGGTTGCTTCCTTTTGCCACATCCTGGTCTTAAAGTTGCAACTAATCCTAGTTTTGATGGGAGATTGAAAG ATATTGATGAAGAGTTTAAACGAGAGCTTCGAAATCTGGTTCCATTGCTGCTTGCCCCAGAAAATTTGGTAGAAAAAGAGATAAGTGGATCTAAAGTCACTTGTAGAGATCTTGTAGAATACTTTAAG GCTTACATTAAAATTTATCAAGGAGAGGAACTTCCACATCCAAAGTCCATGCTTCAG gcAACAGCTGAAGCTAATAATCTTGCTGCAGTAGCAGGAGCAAGAGAGATCTATTGCAAAAGTATGGAGCAG GTATGTGGTGGGGACAAGCCttacattgcaccttcagatctGGAGCGAAGACACCTGAATCTCAAGGAAGTGGCGATTAAACAGTTCTGTTCAGTAAAAAAAATGGGTGGAGATGAATTCTGCCGTCGTTATCAGGACCAGCTTGAGGCTGAAATAGAAGAAACCTATGCAAATTTTATAAAGCACAATGATGGCAAAAATATCTTCTATGCTGCTCGTACCCCTGCCACACTATTTGCAGTCATGTTTGCTATGTATATAATCTCAGGACTGACTGGCTTCGTTGGCCTAAACTCTATAGCCGTCTTGTGTAACCTTGTCATGGGGTTAGCACTGACGTCTCTTTGTACTTGGGCATATGTTAAATACTCTGGGGAGTTCAGAGAAATTGGAACAATGATTGATCAGATTGCTGAAACACTATGGGAACAG GTATTGAAGCCCCTGGGTGATAATTTGATGGAGGAAAACATAAGGCAGTCTGTAACAAACTCTATCAAAGCAGGCCTGACTGACCAGGTGTCTCATCATGCCAGATTAAAGACAGACTGA